A single region of the Syntrophotaleaceae bacterium genome encodes:
- a CDS encoding glycosyltransferase family 4 protein: MKIALVNKVFSLSHGGLERFSVNLAVTLQGAGHEVHVFGQSFSGLPEGIVLHLLPDTGKSFLGGLLKFHRLASRAIGKGRFDIVLGLTRFYPMDVYRMGDGLQRHWMRICYPFLPWRWFNYLVNTAHAANLYLERKILSGGVRRIITNSRLCKEQVCKYYKFPEENVEVVYNGVDHSLFHSDARPAWRSTIRKELGLGAEDIALLHVSNNWQRKGLETTLKAMAAMGQSGERMHLIVAGRGKVEIFRRLAGHLGLEKRIHFIGSCTQMERYYAAGDLLVLPTLYDPFSNVCLEAMACGLPVVTTAANGASEILVEGETGYVQKDPKDMQELAQILEKCLDSTALLRMGEAARRDSEAFTLGRNMQQILEVFEKVVAEKTRFSR; encoded by the coding sequence TTGAAGATCGCCCTCGTCAACAAGGTATTTTCCCTTTCTCATGGAGGATTGGAACGCTTTTCCGTCAATCTGGCGGTGACCTTGCAGGGAGCCGGGCATGAAGTTCATGTTTTCGGCCAGAGTTTCTCCGGGCTGCCGGAAGGCATTGTTCTCCACCTGTTGCCGGACACGGGCAAGTCTTTTTTGGGAGGATTGCTGAAATTTCACCGCCTGGCGAGCCGCGCAATAGGCAAGGGTCGATTCGATATCGTCCTTGGTCTGACCCGGTTTTATCCAATGGATGTATACCGGATGGGGGATGGGCTCCAGCGTCACTGGATGAGAATCTGTTATCCTTTTCTTCCATGGCGCTGGTTCAATTACCTGGTCAATACCGCGCATGCGGCAAATCTCTATCTGGAAAGAAAAATATTGAGTGGCGGGGTCCGGCGCATCATCACCAATTCCCGTCTGTGCAAAGAGCAGGTCTGCAAATATTACAAATTTCCTGAAGAGAATGTGGAAGTCGTCTACAACGGAGTGGATCACAGTTTGTTCCATTCGGACGCCCGCCCCGCCTGGCGCTCCACCATTCGAAAAGAGCTTGGGCTTGGAGCCGAAGATATCGCTCTGCTGCATGTTTCCAACAATTGGCAGCGGAAAGGGCTGGAAACGACTCTGAAGGCGATGGCTGCGATGGGGCAATCCGGCGAAAGAATGCACCTGATTGTCGCAGGTCGTGGAAAGGTCGAAATTTTTCGCCGCCTGGCCGGGCATCTGGGCCTGGAGAAACGGATCCATTTCATCGGTTCTTGCACGCAGATGGAGCGATACTATGCGGCAGGAGATCTGCTGGTTCTGCCGACTTTATACGATCCCTTTTCGAATGTGTGCCTTGAAGCCATGGCCTGCGGCCTGCCGGTGGTGACCACAGCCGCTAATGGTGCCTCGGAGATTTTGGTTGAGGGGGAGACCGGCTATGTTCAGAAGGATCCGAAAGATATGCAGGAACTCGCTCAAATTCTGGAAAAATGCCTGGATTCCACCGCTCTGCTGAGAATGGGAGAGGCTGCCCGCCGGGATTCAGAAGCTTTTACCCTCGGCAGAAACATGCAACAAATTCTTGAGGTTTTTGAAAAGGTTGTCGCGGAAAAGACGAGATTCTCGAGGTGA
- a CDS encoding glycosyltransferase family A protein — protein sequence MEQNGKGECLKTDWSHIRLAYVIYYYLDQENSSSLLDLLREYAAYPKEIIDYIHFVVVDDGSPVKVSIPDGINLNLTFLRIDRDIAWNQGGARNLGIVMAKCDKIFTTDLDHKLPEPTLRELVKRKNPGRTFFKFQRLDEEGKDIGYHLNTLFFSRARYLRFYGIDEQFCGHYGYEDALFWRWQRYHGTRFLYLPNRFYCINRSKIDLGKAYHSLHRDLNHNRPLAEKAKSDWKTFGAQAGHSRQFLCFPWQFVEERRRDTELPPLQPDRMWARTWWWRWLVG from the coding sequence ATGGAGCAGAATGGCAAAGGTGAATGCCTGAAAACCGATTGGTCCCACATCAGACTGGCCTACGTGATCTATTACTATCTGGACCAGGAGAATTCTTCCTCCCTGCTCGACCTGCTGCGGGAATATGCGGCTTATCCCAAGGAAATCATCGATTACATCCATTTTGTGGTGGTCGATGATGGCTCCCCCGTTAAGGTTTCGATTCCTGACGGCATCAATCTCAACCTGACCTTCCTGCGCATCGACCGGGACATAGCATGGAATCAGGGGGGGGCCCGCAATCTCGGCATCGTCATGGCAAAGTGCGACAAGATCTTTACGACCGACCTTGATCACAAGCTGCCCGAACCCACTCTTCGCGAACTGGTGAAGAGGAAGAATCCCGGACGGACATTTTTCAAGTTCCAGCGTCTGGACGAGGAGGGAAAGGACATCGGCTACCATTTGAACACGCTATTCTTTTCCCGGGCCCGGTACCTCCGGTTTTACGGGATAGATGAGCAGTTTTGCGGGCATTACGGTTATGAGGACGCCCTTTTCTGGCGCTGGCAGCGCTATCACGGAACCCGTTTCCTCTATCTGCCAAATCGATTCTACTGCATCAACCGGAGCAAGATCGACCTCGGCAAGGCTTACCACTCCCTGCATCGGGACTTGAACCATAATCGGCCTCTGGCCGAAAAGGCCAAAAGCGACTGGAAGACGTTCGGCGCTCAAGCCGGTCACAGCCGTCAGTTCCTCTGTTTCCCCTGGCAGTTTGTCGAGGAACGGCGAAGAGATACGGAGTTGCCGCCTCTGCAGCCTGACCGCATGTGGGCTAGAACCTGGTGGTGGCGATGGCTGGTGGGATGA
- a CDS encoding lipopolysaccharide kinase InaA family protein has translation MSQFVEMGDILVASEFWPVLQKAGLTSFEAFMDFSGGQRIVHKRGRSVFRFEIGERAFYLKRNFVHPVELWKKLSRGKLPPRGALEEWKNILAVASAGVPTVRPVVFGERTFLGMERISFTVTEELYGARPLDEIVRDRFRNSGQFMEKRTLIAKMAELARCLHHAGMNHQDFYLNHFFLGQGGELYLLDLQRVQRRSRVPGRYKVKDLGQLNYSALYYGGFTRTDRLRFLLRYLDRKFLSREDKRLARQIIDKTARIARHDVKLTARRRKRGELPPAAQ, from the coding sequence ATGAGCCAGTTTGTTGAAATGGGCGATATCCTGGTCGCTTCTGAGTTTTGGCCTGTGCTGCAGAAAGCGGGGCTGACAAGCTTCGAGGCGTTTATGGATTTTTCCGGGGGGCAACGTATCGTTCATAAACGGGGACGCTCGGTTTTTCGCTTTGAGATCGGGGAAAGGGCTTTTTACCTCAAACGGAATTTTGTTCATCCCGTCGAGTTGTGGAAGAAGCTCTCACGAGGCAAGCTCCCTCCTCGCGGTGCTCTTGAGGAGTGGAAGAACATCCTTGCCGTAGCAAGCGCCGGAGTCCCCACCGTTCGTCCGGTCGTCTTTGGCGAGCGCACCTTCCTGGGAATGGAACGGATCTCTTTTACGGTCACGGAAGAACTCTATGGTGCCCGTCCGCTGGATGAAATTGTCCGCGACAGATTCCGCAATTCCGGCCAATTTATGGAAAAGCGGACTCTCATTGCAAAGATGGCCGAACTTGCCCGATGTCTCCACCATGCAGGAATGAATCACCAGGATTTTTACCTGAATCATTTCTTTCTTGGACAGGGAGGTGAACTCTACCTGCTCGACCTGCAAAGGGTACAGCGGCGTTCCAGGGTGCCGGGTCGCTATAAGGTCAAAGACCTGGGGCAGCTTAACTATTCCGCTCTATACTATGGCGGCTTTACCCGAACCGATCGTCTGCGTTTTCTGCTGAGGTATCTGGATCGAAAATTCCTGTCTCGCGAGGATAAACGCCTTGCTCGGCAGATTATCGACAAAACGGCCCGGATTGCCCGCCACGATGTCAAACTGACCGCACGTCGGCGAAAGAGGGGGGAATTGCCCCCGGCCGCACAATGA
- a CDS encoding glycosyltransferase family 2 protein gives MQWSVVIPTYNYGRFIERCLNSVLSQPGDSYEIIVVDDGSKDDTGERIAALAKAVPAGRLRYFYQANQGPSAARNMGISQAAGEFIWFLDSDDRLTADAFGHMQRAVELNVRGELFFGGYRSVAEDGTGTDKLPGDLGSNRTENFRRYLLKSLKTVTTGAVAVRKKALGDLRFPQGIHSNEDIVLFGHLVARCEAVAVPKVVVEKIRHPASLRGNLTRIEETGLRSVDCLFDVNVLTEEQMQFRSLYFGNRCLELFRAHYLHENYSQARSYYREALKCCPKYLFKSSYLLKFLCSFLK, from the coding sequence ATGCAGTGGTCTGTCGTTATTCCCACCTACAATTACGGTCGGTTTATTGAACGGTGTCTGAATTCGGTTCTTTCCCAGCCCGGCGACAGTTATGAAATCATCGTCGTCGACGATGGTTCCAAGGACGATACCGGAGAGCGCATTGCAGCTCTCGCAAAGGCTGTTCCTGCAGGGCGATTGCGTTACTTCTATCAGGCAAACCAGGGTCCTTCCGCAGCCCGGAACATGGGGATAAGCCAGGCCGCAGGCGAGTTTATCTGGTTTCTGGATTCCGATGATCGTCTCACCGCCGACGCCTTCGGTCATATGCAGCGAGCGGTAGAGTTGAACGTGCGGGGAGAACTGTTTTTCGGCGGATATCGGTCGGTTGCCGAAGACGGCACGGGAACCGACAAGTTGCCGGGGGATTTGGGATCAAACCGGACCGAGAATTTTCGAAGATATCTCCTCAAAAGCCTTAAAACCGTAACGACCGGAGCCGTGGCGGTTCGAAAAAAGGCTCTCGGAGACTTGAGGTTCCCACAGGGGATCCATTCCAACGAGGATATTGTTTTGTTCGGCCACCTGGTGGCCAGGTGTGAAGCCGTGGCCGTGCCCAAGGTGGTGGTGGAAAAAATTCGTCATCCCGCCAGCCTGCGCGGAAATCTGACCCGAATCGAAGAAACAGGCTTGCGTTCTGTCGATTGTTTGTTTGATGTCAACGTTTTAACTGAAGAACAGATGCAGTTCCGTTCACTGTACTTCGGCAACCGTTGCCTGGAACTGTTTCGTGCCCACTATCTGCATGAAAATTATTCACAGGCTCGCAGTTATTATCGAGAGGCTCTGAAATGCTGTCCTAAATATCTTTTCAAATCATCATATTTGCTAAAATTTTTATGTTCTTTCCTCAAATGA
- a CDS encoding FkbM family methyltransferase translates to MKLNRKIAKAFGYELINLQKNPTSCSHVMNLIKHYGIDLVLDVGANKGQFGKMLRSEGYIGKIYSFEPVSKTFEELSMASKDDENWAVYKMALGDSPGELTINIAESSDLSSFLNPNDFGKEKFKNFEIKNQEKVIVETIDNFIKKYLTEEDGKRIFLKMDTQGYDLNVFNGALNSLDHIICILSELALIPIYSGMPHYLDVLKKYEEEGFVITGLYPISRKEDFSVIEVDCMLLNIKRICS, encoded by the coding sequence ATGAAACTAAATCGAAAAATTGCCAAGGCATTTGGATATGAGTTGATAAATCTTCAAAAAAATCCCACCTCCTGCTCTCATGTCATGAATTTAATAAAGCATTATGGAATAGATCTAGTCCTCGACGTAGGTGCAAATAAAGGTCAATTTGGCAAAATGCTAAGAAGTGAGGGTTATATAGGGAAAATTTATTCTTTCGAGCCAGTATCAAAAACTTTCGAAGAATTGTCCATGGCTTCTAAAGACGATGAAAACTGGGCTGTATATAAAATGGCTCTTGGTGATTCACCTGGAGAGTTGACAATAAATATAGCAGAATCATCGGATTTATCTTCATTTCTAAACCCAAATGATTTTGGAAAAGAAAAGTTCAAAAATTTCGAAATAAAAAATCAAGAAAAGGTGATTGTTGAGACAATAGATAATTTTATAAAAAAATATTTAACCGAAGAAGATGGCAAAAGAATATTTTTAAAAATGGACACACAAGGATACGATCTCAATGTTTTTAATGGAGCATTAAACTCCTTGGATCATATAATTTGCATTCTTTCGGAACTCGCCTTAATACCTATCTATTCCGGCATGCCGCATTATCTTGATGTTTTGAAAAAGTATGAGGAGGAAGGATTTGTTATCACAGGTCTATATCCAATCAGCCGTAAAGAAGATTTTTCGGTAATTGAAGTCGATTGCATGTTGCTGAATATAAAAAGGATTTGTTCATAG